The window TAACTTTCGAAAAATATTTTTTATTTTTTTCAATATTATAGTTGTAGTTATTTTGACGGCAACCATTGTTAATATCAATGTCAAGTATATTTATGTCGTTCCAGTATGCATGCTGCCGTTAATACTCAAAGCATTCTTCGATGCTAGATTAGGTTTATTCAGCCATGTGGTAACCATCTTCATATTAAGCTTTATAGTTCCTAACAGTGACGAGTATTTGTTTTTACAAATGATGGCGGGAATTGTGACTATTTTATCAAATAATGAAATATATAAGAGAGCTAATCTTTTTATTACGGTAGCTCAAATTATAGGAATTTACTTTTTATCCTACTTTGCCTTTTACGCTATCAACCAAGGAGGTGTAACTGGATGGGAATGGGGAAGAATAGGGTACTTTGTACTTTGTGGTTTGGCAATGTTGTTTGTGTGGCCGCTCATTTATATTTTTGAGAAAATCTTTGGTCTTGTAAGTGATGTTTCACTTCTAGAGCTTAGTGATACTAATTCAAAGCTCTTAAAGGAACTCTCTAATAAAGCACCAGGAACCTTTCACCATTCCTTGAACGTAGCAAATATTGCTGAAACAGTCGCAAATGAAATAGGAGCAAATGCGATGCTGGTTCGTGTAGGAGCGTTGTATCACGATATAGGAAAAATGTCAAATCCCACCTACTTTACAGAAAATCAAGGTAGTGGTATTAATCCTCATGATGATTTAGATCCAGAAGATAGTGCTAGAATCATCATAGATCATACCTTAAATGGTATTGAAATTGCCCGAAAATATAATTTGCCAGATCGAATCATTGACTTTATAAGAACACATCACGGTGACAGTTTAGTTTACTATTTCTATTCTAAAGCTAAAGAAGAAAACCCTGATGTTTCTAAAGAAAACTTTACTTATCCTGGTCCTAAGCCTTTTAGTCAGGAAACTGCTATTCTCATGATAGCCGATAGTGTAGAGGCGGCTTCAAAAAGTATCCAAAATCCTACCTCTTTTAAGATAGATTCATTAGTCAATAAAATTATAGATGGTCAGGTAAACAATAGCCAATTTATTAATGCTAATATTACGTTTAAACAAATTGAAATCATTAAAGCGGTGATTAAAAAGAAATTAGCTAGCATCTACCATTTAAGGATCGAATATCCAGAATAAATTATAGAAAAAAGATGATTTTATGTTTGTGTATTTCTAAAGTTAGCTTAAATTTGCAACCGCTTTCAGAAATGGAGGTAAGTTCTTTAATATTTTAGGAGAGGTGCCAGAGTGGTAATGGAGCAGATTGCTAATCTGTCGACGGGCAACCGTCGCCAGGGTTCGAGTCCCTGTCTCTCCGCAAAATTGACCTCTTTAATGATTATTAAAGGTTAGTAAATCAGTTCTCGAGTCTGATTAAAATTAAAATCGGGGTGTAGCGTAGCCCGGTCATCGCGCCTGCTTTGGGAGCAGGAGGTCGCAGGTTCGAATCCTGCCACCCCGACAAAAAGCTGTATAGCTTGGTAATTACCGTTTTCATCTGATGATGAAAACGGTTTTTTTATGCGCTATTATTTAATCTTCTTATTTTTTTCCTTTATTAGTTTGATATTTTTATTTGTAAAAATTCATTATTTGTTTTCGCTTTCGCGAAAGCGATATTCATCAAAACAGTAAGATTTTTAAGAATTGTTTGCCTTATGAAATGCTGCATTTATCTTAAATTGCAGAGAAATAGCTACACGATGCAAAGAGATCTTCAAGACTTGCGTAAATCTTATGAAAAAGACGCTTTACTAGAAAATCATATTCCAGAAAATCCTTACCAATTATTTGATTCTTGGTTTAAGGACGCTAAAGAGTCTCTGGAAATCGATGAAGCAAACGCTATGAGTATTTGTACTTTAGGAACTGATGGATTTCCAAAATCTAGAATAGTTCTCCTAAAAGAAATTCATGAAGGTGATTTTCTATTCTATTCTAATTACACATCAGAAAAAGGTGCTGCAATGGAAGCTTATAATCAAGTAAGCATGCACTTTTTTTGGCCGTCATTAGAACGTCAAATCATCATCAAAGCAACTGTTTCTAAAGTTTCTAGAGAGAAAACCTTGAGTTACTTTAAATCCAGACCTAGAGGCAGTCAGATAGGAGCATGGGCAAGTAATCAAAGTAGTGAGATAGTATCTAGAGAACAACTAGAAAAACAACTGTCTCATTACGAAGAGAAATTTAAAGGTGAAGAGGTACCATTACCTGAATTTTGGGGTGGATATGCTTGTAAGCCAGTTTCTTTTGAATTTTGGCAAGGAAGACCTAATAGATTGCACGATCGTATATTGTATGAAAACGAAGAGAATAATTGGACTTCTAAAAGATTACAACCTTAATGAAACGACTCATAATTATAAGACATGGTAAATCTTCATGGGATTTACAAGTAAGAGACCATGATCGAGTGCTCAAACAGCGAGGCATAGACGATGCTCATCTTATAGGACAAGCTCTCAAGGATATGGATTTCAATCCAGATGTCATATGGACGAGTACAGCTGCGCGAGCTTTGCAAACTGCGACTCTAGTATCAGAGTACATCAACTATGATTTGAGTAAACTTAAATTGAAAAGAGAATTATATACGTTTGATAGTAGAGACTTGTCAAAAATTATCAAAGATTGCGATAATGCAATTGATACTTTAGTAATCTTTAGTCATAATCATGGTATTACAGATTTAGTAAACGACCTTGGGACGACACGATTTGATAATGTTCCCACGACAGGAGTAGTCGCTATAGAATTTATGGAAGATTCTTGGAGGTCAATAAACAAAGGGATTACTAAATTCAACTTATTTCCTAAAGACATTAGATGAGCATATATTTTAATAGAGAATTAAGTTGGTTGCGTTTTAACGCAAGAGTTTTACAAGAAGCAAGCGATAAGACAGTACCGCTTATTGAGCGTTTGAGATTTTTAGGGAT is drawn from Nonlabens dokdonensis DSW-6 and contains these coding sequences:
- a CDS encoding SixA phosphatase family protein, translated to MKRLIIIRHGKSSWDLQVRDHDRVLKQRGIDDAHLIGQALKDMDFNPDVIWTSTAARALQTATLVSEYINYDLSKLKLKRELYTFDSRDLSKIIKDCDNAIDTLVIFSHNHGITDLVNDLGTTRFDNVPTTGVVAIEFMEDSWRSINKGITKFNLFPKDIR
- the pdxH gene encoding pyridoxamine 5'-phosphate oxidase: MQRDLQDLRKSYEKDALLENHIPENPYQLFDSWFKDAKESLEIDEANAMSICTLGTDGFPKSRIVLLKEIHEGDFLFYSNYTSEKGAAMEAYNQVSMHFFWPSLERQIIIKATVSKVSREKTLSYFKSRPRGSQIGAWASNQSSEIVSREQLEKQLSHYEEKFKGEEVPLPEFWGGYACKPVSFEFWQGRPNRLHDRILYENEENNWTSKRLQP
- a CDS encoding HD family phosphohydrolase, producing MKTLYRYQNIIYRIVLLCFCTALTVYVFPNNNRFKYDYKQGEPWDYETLYAPFTFPIEKDEKSLIAEKQDVTNSSPRYFKIDTSIKDGVFEKWKAIQSGKSLDSLNQQQFQSLRTEVQSVLSTIYKIGYTDNPIDLEESHPIFIEYDNELVTYKYSDLFKPVDLGELIRSSFDSIDLNPVTKKYITTALLRIIEPNVSYDKQLTEITIKEELSKIMTTRGLVYEGARVIAQGEIVEGEKLQILNTLNNTYKSQTWTESQYTWKLSGYIILVGMAYSMLLLFLWRYRPVLYDNFRKIFFIFFNIIVVVILTATIVNINVKYIYVVPVCMLPLILKAFFDARLGLFSHVVTIFILSFIVPNSDEYLFLQMMAGIVTILSNNEIYKRANLFITVAQIIGIYFLSYFAFYAINQGGVTGWEWGRIGYFVLCGLAMLFVWPLIYIFEKIFGLVSDVSLLELSDTNSKLLKELSNKAPGTFHHSLNVANIAETVANEIGANAMLVRVGALYHDIGKMSNPTYFTENQGSGINPHDDLDPEDSARIIIDHTLNGIEIARKYNLPDRIIDFIRTHHGDSLVYYFYSKAKEENPDVSKENFTYPGPKPFSQETAILMIADSVEAASKSIQNPTSFKIDSLVNKIIDGQVNNSQFINANITFKQIEIIKAVIKKKLASIYHLRIEYPE